The genomic stretch CCCTTTCGCAAACCGTAAGCAGCGGCGCCGGTTCGGACAAAGCCTCCACGCCTACGACCATATCGCTGCCCTTCAGCCGGATGCCGTGGACGCCGGAAGCGATCCGGCCCATGGTACGCACGTTGGATTCCGGGAAACAGATGGCCATCCCGTTCCGGGTGGTCAGGAAAATCTTATGTTCGCCGGTGGTTACCCGGACACCGGCCAGGTGGTCTTTTTCCCGCAGGGTCAGCGCAATGATGCCGCCGGCGCGCGGATGACTGTAAGCCGAAAGCCGGGTCTTCTTGACGACTCCTTTTTCGGTCGCCAGGAAGAGAAACTTCTCGGCACTGAAGTCCGGAACCGGCACGATGGCGGTTATGGACTCACCTTCCAGGAGCCGCAAAAGGTTGATAATCGGCCGGCCCTTTGCCTGCCGGCTCTGTTCCGGAACCTGGTAAGCCAGGAGCCAGTAAACTCGTCCGAGATTGGTGAAAAAAAGCAGATAGTCGCGGGTGTTGGCCAGGACCATCTCCTTCAGATAATCATTCTCCTTGCTGGCGCCGGCCAGCACGCCCCGGCCGCCCCGCCTCTGCCGGCGGTAGGTATCCAGCGGCAGGCGTTTGATGTAACCGGTGGCCGAAAGGGTAATCACGGTATCTTCCGGCTTAATCAGGTCTATCTCCGAAAATTCCATCACT from Syntrophales bacterium encodes the following:
- a CDS encoding DNA gyrase C-terminal beta-propeller domain-containing protein; this encodes KLSEKQADAVLAMPLSRLTGLEQGKIRDESADLKKKITEYETILASPGKVNGIIKSELNDLVKRYGDERRTQIIASEVMEFSEIDLIKPEDTVITLSATGYIKRLPLDTYRRQRRGGRGVLAGASKENDYLKEMVLANTRDYLLFFTNLGRVYWLLAYQVPEQSRQAKGRPIINLLRLLEGESITAIVPVPDFSAEKFLFLATEKGVVKKTRLSAYSHPRAGGIIALTLREKDHLAGVRVTTGEHKIFLTTRNGMAICFPESNVRTMGRIASGVHGIRLKGSDMVVGVEALSEPAPLLTVCERGYGKRTRSDSYRIQKRAGMGIIDIKTDKRNGKVVTMRMVKDTDEMLILSQKGQAIRISGAGIRCIGRNTKGVKLINILPDDRITDIIVNEITEEVAREGTSSPLTGEA